The DNA sequence TTTATCAATAAAATCTAAAAACTGTATTTTTTGTTTTAAATATTTTTTTAGACATTTTTTAGATAAAATTTTGGGAGGTTCTGATTTAAAACGATTTTTTATTAGATTATTTATAAAACTATTTTTTTGTTTTCCTATATTTTTATTGCAGGTAGCAGGGGTGGGGTTTTTTTGTATAGAAAAACCTGGAGCTATTAAAGAAGGTGTTGTCATATGGGTAGAGATAAAACAATCCTCCTCTGTTAAATATAAAGTATTTTTCTTTTTTAAATATTCAAAAGTAGTTTTGCTATAACTAGTATCCACAACTCGGTCACTGGGTGAATCTATATTTAGCATAGGAATATTTAATTTTTTTAAGGGCTGGTATATATTTTTTATCATTAGCTCTTGCTCTTCAAAAACAGACATCGCGCCTTCTATGCCCTCTTCATAAAAATGGTTTTCCGAGTATTTATCTTGAATATAGTCCGCTAATGCACCGGCTTGAGTTCCTGTTTTGGCTGGCATGTAGGTACAATTAAAATTAGATTCCAAATTAAATAAAGCACCAATACTAGTTCCCAATCGATTTATCGTTTTTACTCGTAAAGATGGCGAAAAAGTTAAAACCCCAGAAATAGCAGTGTGTGTGTTGGGTGCGTGGGCATAATCTAAGGCCGCTTTGTGGGCCAGCAAGCCTCCTGTAGAGTGACCAGATACTATGATTTTTTCTCCCAGTTGCTTTGCAATTTTTAATGTACTTTTTAATTTTTTATCCCAATCTTTCCATGTCACAGACTTTAAATTTGTGTATGGCTTTTCTTTATGCCCAGGTAACCGCAGGTTGATAACATTAAACCCCAGTTTTTTATAGGCATTAGCTAGTCGGCGTGTTTGGTTTGGGCTCATATATAAGCCGTGCATTAACACAATGCTGTATTTAGATTTTTTTCCATTAGTTAAGATTTGTGTTTTGTGTCCAGCATCTACATTAGTGCTTTGTAAGCGTTTTTGTAATTTTTTAGATAGTGCTAACTGCTTTTTTGTTGGTTTTAAGTGTTGTGGTTTGCATATGTAGTTATTAATTTTATTTTTTAAATCTTTTACGCTAATTAGTGCATTTACTGTCTTAGACAAGTCACCTATATTTTTTTTGTTATAATTAGGTGGCTGTAAATAATCATTGGTTTCTGTTAAATTCCAATTATATTTTAATGAATGAAAGATGGTTTTTTCTTTTGCTTGTAAAGGCTTTAAGAGGGGTATTGCTAGTGCCAGATTACAAAGAAGGATAAAAACATAAAATTTTTTGCTCATTAAAAAATTGTAAGGCATTTGTGTTTTAATGGGCAGTGGTACTTAGTCCAGATTAATAGATAGAAACTGTCCATTGGTCTTGGAGCGAAATTAATGTTTAAAAACTGCCCATTGGTTAGTAAAAGTAAGGCGGGGCAACTTGTCCCCAAGCCTTTTATTGTGCTAAGTTTTTCTATAGAGTGCCAAAAAGAAAAGACCTTAAAAAAATACTTATTATAGGTAGCGGGCCCATAGCCATAGGCCAGGCTTGTGAGTTTGATTATTCTGGCGTTCAAGCTTGCAAAGCTTTAATGGCCGAAGGTTTTGAAGTTATTTTAGTTAACTCCAATCCCGCAACTATTATGACCGATGCACACTTGGCTACCCGAGTGTACATTGAACCCTTAACTATAGCCTTTGTTTCTAAAATTTTAGAAAAAGAAAAGCCCGACGCAGTTATTGCAAGTCTTGGAGGACAAACCGCCTTAAATTTAGCATTAAGTTTAGATAAAACAGGAATATTTAAAAAACTTAACATCGAATTATTAGGTTCTAGCATTGAGCTTATTCAACTCACCGAAGACCGTGCAAAATTTGACAAAGCTTTAAAAACTGTTGGAGCAAGGTCGATCAAAAACTTTATGGTTCGTAGCTTTGTCGAAGGTATGGAAAAAATAAAGACTTTAGAATTTCCCGTAATCCTGCGACCCAATTATACTTTGGGAGGAGGCGGTGGCGGTTTATGCCACTCCTTAGAGGAATATAAACTAAAATTAGCTAGTGCTTTGCACGAAAGCCCCAGCTCGGAAGTGTTGGTTGAGCCAAGCATTTATGGGTGGAAAGAATTTGAATTAGAGATTATGAGAGACTCACAGGGAACTTTTGTTGTGGTGTGCTCCATTGAAAACTTAGACCCTTGCGGAATTCATACGGGGGATAGCATTACCGTTGCCCCTCAACAAACTTTATCGGACTTTGCTTATCAACAAATGCGCACCGAAGCTTATAAAATTATTGATTACTTAGGTTTAGAATCTGGTGGAGCCAATATTCAATTTGCAGTAAACCCTAACACTGGTGAAAGAGTAGTTATTGAAGTTAACCCTAGGGTGAGTCGCTCTTCTGCCTTGGCTAGTAAGGCCACGGGGTTTCCTATTGCTAAAATTGCAGCTTTATTAGCTGTGGGTTATACCTTAAACGAAATTCCCAATGATATTACAAAAACTACGCTGTCTTGTTACGAACCCGCCTTAGATTATGTTGTTGTTAAAGTTCCTTATTTTAATTTTAATAAATTTGCAGGAGCTTTAGACGAACTAAGCACGCAAATGAAAAGTGTGGGCGAGGCCATGGGGGTGGGAAGAACCTTTCAAGAAGCCTTGCAATCTGCCTTGCTTTCTTTAGAGGAGTACCCTGAAGCTTTTCCAGAAGTTATATTTTCTAAAAAAAAATTAGCTAGGCCCAGCAGTAATAGAATTTATCACATTGCCCAAGCGTTTAGAGAGGGGCTTTCTGTAAGGGAGGTGTATCAAAGCACCTATGTTACTCCGTGGTTTTTAGATCAAATACAAAATTTAGTAGATGTAGAGAAAGAAATTAAAGAGGCAGGCATAAGTAGTAAACATCCGTTTACTAAAGATTCTAAACAAGCCAATTCTATAATTTTAAAAGCCAAGCGAAAAGGTTTTTCTGATTTTACTTTAGCAAAGTTATTAGAAGGCACAGAATTAAACACCACAAAAAAAATACAACAATACCGTTGGAAAAATAACATCCACCCAGGTTGTTTTAATATTGATACTTGTGCTGGGGAGTTTTTTTCGTCCACCCCTTATTATTATTTGTCTTATTGGGGCGAGGGAGATAAAGGAAAAGGTTTGCAATCTATTAAAGATTTTATTGTGATGATAGGTGGAGGACCTAATAGAATTGGGCAAAGTATTGAGTTTGATTACAATTGTGTAAAAACACTAAAGGCTTTACAAAAAGAAAATAAAAAAATAGTAATGCTTAACTCTAACCCCGAAACCGTTTCGACCGATTATGACACGGCAGATTGTTTATTTTTTTTACCCTTGCTAGAGGAGCATACTTCGGAGTTATTTTATTTGCTTAAACCACAGTCTTTTGTTTATCAATGCGGAGGGCAAACCGCTTTAAACTTAGCAGAACCTTTAGGTAAATTTTGCAAACCTTTAGGCTCTTCTATTTCAACCTTAAAAAATACAGAAGACAGAAAATTTTTTAAAGAAATTTGTCATCAATTAGGTTTAAATATTTCAAAGTCTAAAATGGTTTCTTGTGCAGAGGAGGCTTTAGGGTTTGTTAGCACAATTACTTATCCTGTAATTTGCAGGCCCAGCTATGTGCTAGGTGGCAAGCGTATGCGAGTGGTGCATAATGATAAAGAATTAAGTCAGTATTTTTTAAAATACAAAGAACATATTTCGAAAAATAATTTATGTTTGGTTGATCAATTTTTAGAAAATGCTTTAGAGTTAGATGTAGATTTAATTGTCGGAACGGATTGGAGTTTTCTTGTGGGCATTATGGAGCATATTGAGTTTGCAGGTGTTCACAGTGGGGATAGCATGAGCATACTTCCTCCCCAACGATTAAAGAAAGCTATGTGCGATAAAGTAGAAGCCATTAGTAAGCAGTTAGCAACAGCCTTAGGCGTTCAAGGTTTTTTAAATATTCAATTAGCTATTAAAGATAATACCATTTATATTTTAGAAGCTAATCCTAGAACCTCTCGCAGCTTGCCATTTATGACTAAAGCCATTGGGGGCAATACTATGGATTTAGGGGCAAAAGCATTGTTGGGGCATGATAAAAAAAACCTTTCTACAGATTTATTAAATACATCTTGGCGAGACATAAAGCATGTTTGTATTAAAGCCTTAATTTTTCCATTTAATAAATTTTCTGGAGTGGATACGGTTTTAGGTCCAGAAATGAAATCCACAGGCGAGGTTATGGGAAGGGGTAAGACTTTTTCAGAAGCTTTGTTTAAAGCCTTTGAAGCGGCTTATATAAAACTGCCTAAATCGGGGGAGGTGTTTTTATCTTTGCGTGACAAAGACAAAAATAAAATGCTAACACCCATAAAAAAATTACAGAACTTAGGCTATACGCTGTCAGCTACCCGAGGAACTGCGCAGTTTTTAATAGATAAAGGCATACAAAATGTTC is a window from the Pseudobdellovibrionaceae bacterium genome containing:
- the carB gene encoding carbamoyl-phosphate synthase large subunit, which translates into the protein MPKRKDLKKILIIGSGPIAIGQACEFDYSGVQACKALMAEGFEVILVNSNPATIMTDAHLATRVYIEPLTIAFVSKILEKEKPDAVIASLGGQTALNLALSLDKTGIFKKLNIELLGSSIELIQLTEDRAKFDKALKTVGARSIKNFMVRSFVEGMEKIKTLEFPVILRPNYTLGGGGGGLCHSLEEYKLKLASALHESPSSEVLVEPSIYGWKEFELEIMRDSQGTFVVVCSIENLDPCGIHTGDSITVAPQQTLSDFAYQQMRTEAYKIIDYLGLESGGANIQFAVNPNTGERVVIEVNPRVSRSSALASKATGFPIAKIAALLAVGYTLNEIPNDITKTTLSCYEPALDYVVVKVPYFNFNKFAGALDELSTQMKSVGEAMGVGRTFQEALQSALLSLEEYPEAFPEVIFSKKKLARPSSNRIYHIAQAFREGLSVREVYQSTYVTPWFLDQIQNLVDVEKEIKEAGISSKHPFTKDSKQANSIILKAKRKGFSDFTLAKLLEGTELNTTKKIQQYRWKNNIHPGCFNIDTCAGEFFSSTPYYYLSYWGEGDKGKGLQSIKDFIVMIGGGPNRIGQSIEFDYNCVKTLKALQKENKKIVMLNSNPETVSTDYDTADCLFFLPLLEEHTSELFYLLKPQSFVYQCGGQTALNLAEPLGKFCKPLGSSISTLKNTEDRKFFKEICHQLGLNISKSKMVSCAEEALGFVSTITYPVICRPSYVLGGKRMRVVHNDKELSQYFLKYKEHISKNNLCLVDQFLENALELDVDLIVGTDWSFLVGIMEHIEFAGVHSGDSMSILPPQRLKKAMCDKVEAISKQLATALGVQGFLNIQLAIKDNTIYILEANPRTSRSLPFMTKAIGGNTMDLGAKALLGHDKKNLSTDLLNTSWRDIKHVCIKALIFPFNKFSGVDTVLGPEMKSTGEVMGRGKTFSEALFKAFEAAYIKLPKSGEVFLSLRDKDKNKMLTPIKKLQNLGYTLSATRGTAQFLIDKGIQNVLFVNKITEPKPHCIDRIRSQKIQLVINTPSGQELHSSGRGIRRSCIEYSVPCITEDSVAEVITLALEYKNKNIFDVYPL